In the Primulina tabacum isolate GXHZ01 chromosome 15, ASM2559414v2, whole genome shotgun sequence genome, GTGTCCTGAATTATTACATTTATGTAAAATCATGCAAATCCGTGGTGTGTCGAGGCCAGTCGCACTGCGCGTTAGATCAAATCCACCTTCCCAGGGAAAGGAAATACCTCAGAATTCTTGTCCAACTCTCATTCATGAATTGATGATATAGATAATCCATCCTTTGGCAGAGCGAAAATTAACTACAATGCGGTTCCGGCATATAAGGCATAAGAAGTCAGAACAATTCCTGCCACGCTGTGAAGACCATAGATAATAAAAACAAGGATCAAAGCAGAGAGGGGCAGCTTCTGAAGTTCAAAACATGGGGTAAGACAGGATGAGGAGAATTAGGCGGGTCTTTTGAGAAACTTGCATCTTTTacgatatttttaaaatttggggaTAGTTCCCCCGGTTACTGGATCAAAGAACAAAGCTATGGGCAATGCATGCTTGTGTTGTTGTGTACAGATATGGAGACATAGATCTTCACCATTTCATGGAAAGATTGCATTAACGAACGCCTCTGGATCAAAGGGTTGGAGATCATCTAATTTTTCGCCGACACCAACAAACTTCACAGGAATGCCAAGCTCATCAACTACACTAACCTGCACGTAGAATTAGAATATAAGATATGGTGTCCCATAAATTTGAAGGACAAAGAGTTAGGGGTCCCTATAATACTAATAATGAAGAATTGCATGTGCCACCCTAAAAACATGTTAGTTGTGCAAAACCTCGGCCAAAATTCATGATTACATCTTCTTTCCACAAGTAACATAGACAATTAGGCATATTTTGTTACCGTGGAGTCATTTTATACCAAATCTTTGGCATTTTTTAAGTTCGGTAGGTTAGATGAAATGTTGAGTTTTGGATTAGAGGTTTGTGTTGGAGAGGGTAGTAGATACAATTTTCCATAAGAAAGAGATAAAGAACAAGAATAGGAAATTTCAATATACCACACAGCCGCCTCTCGCAGAACCATCAAGTTTGGTCAAAATCAATCCCGTCACTCCAACAACCTGAAACGGAGTATCAAATCTAACTCTTTAATCCAAGACTGGGATTTGCTATGAGAAAACCCCAAGGTTCTATTAACAAGCTATAATTTCAAATTACATCAAATAATTACTAGAAAATTTTAGGCGCAATAATTCAAAATGTTCGGGGCATAATGAAGAAAGCAGGGGAGCTCATGGCGAGGGGTGCCATCTCAATAAACTTGTACTTTTAGAGTAAATATACATGAATATTTGAATTTCTTTTTTTGGGGGTTAAGGGGGGTAATTTAAAATTGTAGAATGTTAAAACAGTTTTGACGACCATGGATTGGATACATTACATCATTGAATTCTCTTGCTTGCGGAAGCATATTTAAGCCAGTTGTCCCATCCAATACTTGCAGAATTTCCTGTAAATTGTGAAATAATTACATAAATATTGGCGAAAGTTCAACATGCCACCATCAGGTATCGAGCCATACAATAAAAATCAGCAGAAATTCGAGAATACTGACATTAGGCGCACCAGAGACAACTTTGCCAACAGCTTTCTTGCAAGCTACCAATTCTTCCATAAGGCTATAGTTAGTGTGCAAACCTGTAATTATGATAAGAATGCAAATAAGGAAAAATTGTTAATTAGCAACAAAATTGTAAAACAGAAAGCAAAAACATGACTGTATCAAACTTACGTCCAGATGTGTCGCACAGAACAACATCGAAACCTTGCTCTCTCCCTTTTTTTACGGCTTGTGTAAGAACTTCATGGGAAAAACTTCAAAATCACATGTTAGGAAACATTTGCAGCATTTTTAACGTTTATATAACAAGGTATTCTACCTGACGAGGCCtttacattttctttttcagcAACAACAATCTCACAACCCGTCCTTTCTGCCCATATCTCCAATTGATCAGTTGCAGCTGCTCTAAACGTATCTCCAGCTGCCAACAACACCtagcaaaattttaaaaagtatgACAGATAGAAATGAGAAACAACTTAATTTTAGGCTAGGATTATATTTATGACATAATAAACGTCTAATTTCCATGGAGTAAGAGAGTtagtgaatttgtgttttattagtcaggaatttttttttaataggaaacgatattatattaattacaaAAAGCGGATCAAAGGTCCACACAAAACGAAAAGTGAAATAAAAGCATCTGGACTACATTCTCTGAAGGCTTAAACCAAATGAAAGTTCAACCTTGTTTTATTAAGATTAATcttgaaataataatttaaccaacaaaaacaagacAGGAAGGACAGGAGGATAGACATCTCACCTTGATCCCTTCTTTCTTCAATCTATTGGCAAGTTTTCCTGCACAGTAGACAGAATATTTTTTCAGTCTTACgaatttaaaaatctataaatccAGGAAATCTTCAAAACCGATATAACGAAAAACGATAATTGCAATGACGTTctgttaaaatattattaaaaatatctgttggattttaaatattattaaaaatatagtgAACATAGCATGCAACAAAAtatagtgtttaattaatttgattacaAGTCCTATATCTAGCACACAATGGCAGAATATTAAAAATTCTTACTGGTGAGTGGTGTCTCTTAATACAATTATGACACAATGGAAAAGTCTTAGGAAATATTTCgtgtaattatattttttgtttccAACAAGAATGAACCATAATTTACAGACCAATTCAACTTACAAGAAGATTATATAATATAGATACTGTTTATATTCGCTTCATTCATGGACGTgaaaaatacaaataatttttttccaagAGCAAGCAAAAAAACCATCATCCTTGATGTCCCAAAGATGttaaacttaaaaaaatatttcagtatCAATTTGACATGATTACCGAGAGATGTGGTCTTCCCACCTCCATTGACACCAACCACCATGATCACAGCAGGTTTTCTAGCAATCAAAATTTAGTCAGTGACCCATATGGAACCCAAAACAAGCCAACAGACAATGTTTCATTAAACCAGTTCTGACCTGAAACCAAGCTTGAGCTCGGTTTTAAGTCCCTTTGCAGTTAACAAATTCAATACACTCCTCTTTAAAGCATCCTATAATTAAATACTTGCACTCAGATAATACTTGAAGTATAAAAACATAATTTTGCTATATAAAGCTATTACATGAAATAAGCATCAGAATAATTACTTTAATTTCACTCCCAGATTTGAGTTTGCCAGCGTATATATCATTCCTCAAACTCTCCACGATCTTTATGGTAATCCTTGGACCAAAATCAGACATTAACAATGCCTAACAGTAAAGAGAAAAGGAAATATAAAACTGATCAAAAATATACAAGCCCAGTAACTTAAACTTCATATCATCAATAGTTTTAAACCAGTATCAatcgaataataataaaatgagTATCCGAACTCTACACACAGATGAATAATGGTTGGTGTGATTATCAGCTGCGAAAAGTCCCCGGTAAACAGATTATTCTCTAATGTCAAagccaaaaataaatttaaaaaaaaaaatcgaatccAAGCAAGAAGCTCCACGCATAATTTGGCAACAAAATTACAACAGAATATGGGAATATCGAACCTCTTCCAGCTCATCCAGAACCCGGTCAGTATCAGATAAATTCCAGTAAAGCAAAAGCTCGTCGATGACAGCTAAATTATCCCTTGTTTTGGAAAACCCGGAGAAGATTTTCTCCACGTCACTCTTAGCTTTCTCTTGAATCAACCGCCCAAGTTTTGTGAAGAACCCGGTTTGCCCAGATGCACATTTGAACCGGGAGGCACGGGTATGGGTCCAGACCGGTGGGACGTGGAGGAGGGTGGAGGAGGAAGTAAGTGGAGATGGCAGTGGCGGTTTGGGGGGTAGGAGTAGATGAGAAGGCAGCGGTGAAGCCATTTTGTGGGACGGTAATGAAGTGAGGGCGGAGCTGCAATGGACAGATAGAATTACCAGAAAGCTTTAAACGTCGTCGAATTGCATAAGTTGCACTCTTTTTTTACGAAATATCTTTCAATTAAAATTGTTAGATATGGTAAAATAATTGAGGCAATATATTAAATACAGAAATTggagaaaacaaaacaaaaataaatggcataatgaaaaaaaaaaatgaatgtttgtacaaaaaaaaaattgttgacaAAATTATCtttcaattaaaaatgttaaataaagtaaaattataatataaattggaGGAAAAATAAATGGTAAAATGAAAAAACTAAATATAAgctcaagttttttttttttttttttacgagaCAAAAGATTTTCATTCATCAGAAGAAttaaaaaaagtaataattttgattgttttacaaaaaaaaaaaaggaagcaAAGTACgtaaaattaaaaacaaaaataaagttGTGTTGCAAACTCAAGACGACGTCGATTAGCTACTTTAATTTGATAGTCAGCTCAATTCGCATTCATATCCTTGTTTAGTTGTTGAtttgaattttatataaaatatgtgtgtgtgtgcgtgtagaataaaatatatatagtcATCGTCGCTTCTCTTCTCTTGCTTACCAATAAATGCAAGAGTTTTGCAAAGACTTTGCCTTCCAATTTCACGACATAGCTTACCTTTGGCTTTCAAGTCAATTAAGTTTTTTGtttggatttggacaaaatattGTATAGTTTAATTTGGAAAATATATAATTACTTCTGAGTTCATAATAGATTCATATAgatgtttctttttatttttttccaaaaaaaaaaatatatgaatatGCGTATTCTATTTAGACGTTTGAACGTGGAGAGAATCCATCTAGATTGCACGGAAAGAAATGTCCATTGTTAGAAGGATATGGACTAATCATGGAAGCTAGGTCAAAAAGACTTACAATTTTGAATGATGCATGAAACACACGCGAGCATTTATTATTACTAATGCATCGAcgtttataattcatttgatttatatttaaatcaggatcaaaatataattataagaaatagttatggactacactgtaattttgatatataaattaaaaaataaattgaaaaataaaagaataaaaaaatgacctcGGTAAGAATTGAACATTATTAGACCTAAACCTCGATTAACAATGACTTTATCCGttgaactacatataacttgcactaaaattttaacattttgttattatatataattattaaaacagaccataaCACCAAAATTAGTTGCTCTAAGTTTctcaaatataataaaatagtataggttttttttttgtcatatgT is a window encoding:
- the LOC142526985 gene encoding cell division protein FtsY homolog, chloroplastic — protein: MASPLPSHLLLPPKPPLPSPLTSSSTLLHVPPVWTHTRASRFKCASGQTGFFTKLGRLIQEKAKSDVEKIFSGFSKTRDNLAVIDELLLYWNLSDTDRVLDELEEALLMSDFGPRITIKIVESLRNDIYAGKLKSGSEIKDALKRSVLNLLTAKGLKTELKLGFRKPAVIMVVGVNGGGKTTSLGKLANRLKKEGIKVLLAAGDTFRAAATDQLEIWAERTGCEIVVAEKENVKASSVLTQAVKKGREQGFDVVLCDTSGRLHTNYSLMEELVACKKAVGKVVSGAPNEILQVLDGTTGLNMLPQAREFNDVVGVTGLILTKLDGSARGGCVVSVVDELGIPVKFVGVGEKLDDLQPFDPEAFVNAIFP